From a single Sander vitreus isolate 19-12246 chromosome 2, sanVit1, whole genome shotgun sequence genomic region:
- the slc44a1a gene encoding choline transporter-like protein 1, translated as MGCCNSTESKRDWKPLEQRSCTDIPWLIIFTLFCIGMVCICAFPIATGAASRLISGYDSYGNTCGKNNAKIEGVPLSGRDMTENKYVFFLDPCNLDLINRKIKSIALCVSKCPAAELKEYSDLKQFALNNGSHLCSYDISPTRYTSSSDRFTKCPKLPVPPSKSVPLLHRCIPVDIGCYAEFAQAFITFVSDNTVLRRVIAGVMASKEIIMGLCLLALVLSLIMMVVIRYISKVLVWILTILVIIGSIGGTVVLWWLYADHRRALDNNTLSVFGKEVASDNVKALLVYAIGATIFTVVLLLVMFFMRKRVALTISLFHVAGKVFIHLPLLALQPFWTFLCLMLFWVYWIAVLLSLGTSGTPVKNNSTGVVEYQMQGPLQYMVWYHAVGLIWISEFILAFQQMTIAGAVVTYYFTRNKSQLPVTPILSSMVRTIRYHLGTLAKGSFIITLVKIPRLILMYIHSQLKGKENACARCMLKACVCCLWCLEKCLSYLNQNAYTATAINSTSFCTSARDAFVILVENALRVAAINTVGDFVLFLGKVLVVSCTAFAGVLALNYQREYTVWVLPLLIVCLFAFLVAHCFLSVFENVVDVLFLCFAVDTKYNDGSSGREYYMDKALMEYVENSKKGLYKPGDGDGREMKSMARGGTSA; from the exons GTGTGTATATGTGCCTTTCCCATCGCCACAGGAGCTGCCTCCAGGCTTATCTCAGGATATGACAGTTATGGCAACACTTGTGGCAAGAATAACGCCAAGATCGAGGGAGTACCCCTCAGTGGCCGggacatgacagaaaacaa GTATGTTTTCTTTCTAGACCCTTGCAACCTTGATTTAATCAACAGGAAGATCAAGTCGATTGCTCTGTGTGTCTCCAAATGTCCTGCTGCTGAACTGAAAGAATACAGCGATTTAAAGCAGTTTGCTCTGAATAATG GATCTCATCTCTGCTCCTATGATATTTCTCCTACAAGATACACAAGCAGTTCAGACAGATTCACTAAATGTCCCAAACTCCCTGTTCCACCAAG TAAATCTGTCCCACTGTTACACCGCTGTATTCCTGTGGATATCGGATGCTATGCAGAATTCGCCCAGGCATTCATCACATTTGTCAGTGACAACACTGTGCTGCGTCGGGTCATTGCTGGGGTGATGGCCAGCAAGGAGATCATCATGGGCCTTTGTTTGCTGGCTTTAG tcctGTCCCTGATCATGATGGTTGTCATTCGTTACATCTCCAAAGTGCTGGTGTGGATTCTAACAATTCTGGTAATCATTGGCTCTATAG GTGGGACAGTCGTCCTCTGGTGGCTCTATGCGGACCACAGGAGAGCCCTTGATAATAACACCTTATCAGTATTTGGAAAAGAAGTTGCCTCAGACAATGTAAAGGCCCTGCTTGTGTATGCAATTGGTGCAACAATTTTCACG GTAGTTCTCCTACTGGTGATGTTCTTCATGAGGAAGCGTGTGGCTCTCACCATCTCCCTGTTCCACGTAGCTGGTAAAGTGTTCATCCACCTTCCCCTGCTGGCTCTGCAGCCTTTCTGGACCTTCCTTTGCCTCATGCTCTTCTGGGTCTACTGGATCGCTGTGCTTCTCTCTCTCGGGACTTCAG GCACACCAGTAAAGAACAACTCTACAGGCGTGGTTGAATATCAAATGCAAGGGCCTCTGCAGTACATGGTGTGGTATCACGCTGTGGGTCTCATCTGGATCAGTGAGTTCATTCTTGCCTTCCAGCAAATGACCATCGCCGGAGCTGTGGTCACGTACTACTTCACAAG GAATAAGTCCCAGTTGCCAGTGACTCCCATCCTCTCCTCCATGGTACGTACCATCCGCTACCATCTGGGTACTCTGGCCAAAGGCTCCTTCATCATCACGCTTGTTAAGATCCCTCGTCTCATCCTAATGTACATCCACAGCCAGCTCAAAGGAAAG GAAAACGCCTGTGCTCGCTGCATGCTGAAAGCTTGTGTCTGCTGTCTGTGGTGTCTTGAGAAGTGCCTTTCATACCTAAATCAA AATGCTTACACTGCGACAGCCATCAACAGCACCAGTTTCTGCACCTCTGCCCGGGACGCTTTCGTTATCTTGGTGGAGAATGCTCTCCGAGTAGCCGCCATCAACACTGTGGGCGACTTTGTCCTCTTCCTGGGAAAG GTGCTTGTTGTCTCCTGTACAGCTTTCGCCGGCGTCCTGGCTCTGAACTACCAGAGGGAATACACCGTGTGGGTCCTGCCTCTTCTCATCGTCTGTCTGTTTGCCTTCCTGGTGGCTCACTGCTTCCTTTCAGTCTTTGAGAATGTGGTGGACGTTCTCTTCCTCTGCTTTGCTGTGGACACAAAGTACAATGATGGCAGCTCTGGGCGCGAGTACTACATGGACAAGGCCTTAATG GAATATGTTGAGAACAGTAAGAAAGGTTTGTACAAGCCTGGTGATGGAGATGGACGGGAGATGAAGTCCATG GCACGTGGAGGGACTTCTGCTTGA
- the spock3 gene encoding testican-3 isoform X1, whose product MLSVALLCVYAVAFGHVSARSDSGNFLDDKWLAGRWDKFRDEPGTWTPSKPFDQGLDPAKDPCLKIKCSRHKVCVAEDSKTATCVSQRRVSLLNLLSSFKDASLYQSPGSKCKPCPVVHPSPVCGTDGHSYSTKCKLDYQACITGKKIAVKCSGMCPCPSQPEQSSAEKKVCSESDLKEVVSRLRDWFRVLHENGNHKRVKIQKPEKNKFEVGASPICKDPLGWMFSRLDTNFDVQLDQSEIQSLYLDRNEPCSDAFFKSCDTHADNVISSSEWCTCFQRYTDSPCKAELSSVNKKQAGKKLLGQYLPSCDEEGYYRSHQCHSSSGQCWCVDRYGNEVASSRTHGPANCGVILESSGDLGSGDSLFTADDEDSFVLNDQAGMDDEDDEDEDDDDFNDEYLS is encoded by the exons GAGCCTGGAACATGGACTCCATCCAAGCCCTTCGATCAAG GCCTTGATCCAGCCAAAGACCCCTGTCTTAAGATCAAATGCAGTCGCCACAAGGTGTGTGTGGCTGAGGATTCTAAGACTGCCACTTGTGTCAGCCAGAGGAGAGTTAG tCTTTTGAATCTCCTCTCTAGTTTTAAAGATGCCAGTTTGTACCAGAGTCCGGGGTCGAAGTGCAAACCCTGCCCTGTGGTCCACCCCTCTCCTGTTTGTGGAACTGACGGCCACTCCTACTCCACCAAG TGTAAGTTAGACTACCAGGCAtgcatcacaggaaagaagatCGCTGTGAAGTGTTCTGGCATGTGTCCTTGCCCCTCTCAGCCTGAACAGAGCTCTGCAGAAAAGAAAG TGTGCAGTGAGTCGGATCTGAAGGAGGTGGTGAGTCGCCTGAGAGACTGGTTTAGAGTGCTGCATGAGAATGGCAACCACAAGAGAGTCAAGATCCAGAAGCCAGAGAAAAACA AGTTTGAGGTCGGAGCATCACCTATTTGTAAGGACCCTCTGGGCTGGATGTTCTCCCGACTGGACACAAATTTCGATGTCCagctggaccaatcagagatccAGAGCCTCTACCTGGACAGGAACGAGCCGTGCTCTGACGCGTTCTTCAAATCCTGCGATACACACGCCGACAATGTTATAAGCAGCTCTGAGTGGTGCACATGCTTCCAGAGGTACACAG ATTCCCCTTGTAAAGCAGAGCTGTCCAGTGTCAACAAAAAGCAAGCAGGGAAGAAACTGCTTG GTCAGTACCTGCCATCCTGTGATGAGGAAGGTTACTACAGGTCCCACCAGTGTCACAGCAGCAGCGGCCAGTGCTGGTGTGTGGATCGCTATGGCAACGAGGTGGCCAGCTCACGCACCCATGGCCCTGCAAACTGTG GCGTGATATTGGAGTCTTCTGGAGACCTCGGCAGCGGAGACTCGCTGTTCACTGCTGACGATGAAGATTCCTTTGTGCTCAACGACCAAGCTGGGATGGACGATGAGGACGACGAAGATGAGGATGATGACGATTTCAACGACGAATATCTGTCGTAA